The Montipora capricornis isolate CH-2021 chromosome 6, ASM3666992v2, whole genome shotgun sequence genome has a window encoding:
- the LOC138053048 gene encoding uncharacterized protein isoform X1: MLKLSETKMDDLRASKDADAKMANVTDETKQGQKATESTQGRLFIYPAEFDAENEEEYVKFQLWCQEDGRDGSWPPAENTSIKDESDGESDGESDDEIDDDDDWLPEQYQVASDPIPTEATLRRPIAYLLFNRAERMAEMFVKGMSFLKKTAKPSPLQEAVMKNIQENRKIPRMALLLDKTSFILRVSVLQSSVPVFRDIRVPSNINLRMVQTRVLCPIFAWDAKVIPQKYMYYLPHTCYPSQRRPLSRFKDIVFTRPFQDDFFEQIFSNEATEAQVIDDSDVCLADFLQEVGHTLYYQHNLSIPITLQLKVLELHHDKSVDLIGGVGISPPESGLITEGPFDQEIVGIDAFNLAIKWLNSATIHKSYKDEGKRLLKIEDSDKFDPTMFDLPGVHKMLQRSLRHSTPRTHVPIEARRFAHSLMFGLSKPVHLPVVKSLGMCKTCLKENVKLLNCGRCKSVFYCSKDCQKKDWKSHKAVCTAPC, from the exons ATGCTGAAGTTATCAG AGACGAAAATGGACGATTTGAGAGCAAGTAAAGATGCTGACGCCAAGATGGCGAATGTCACTGACGAAACGAAACAAGGCCAGAAG GCGACAGAGAGCACCCAGGGTAGATTGTTTATATACCCAGCTGAGTTCGATGCAGAAAACGAAGAGGAGTATGTAAAATTTCAGCTGTGGTGCCAAGAGGATGGCAGAGATGGGTCATGGCCCCCCGCGGAAAATACAAGCATTAAAGACGAAAGCGACGGCGAAAGCGACGGTGAAAGCGACGACGAAatcgacgacgacgacgattgGTTACCCGAACAGTATCAAGTTGCAAGCGATCCAATCCCTACTGAAGCAACCCTGCGTCGTCCAATCGCGTACTTGCTATTTAATCGAGCCGAACGTATGGCGGAAATGTTTGTGAAAGGTATGTCATTCCTGAAAAAAACAGCGAAACCGAGCCCCTTGCAGGAAGCAGTTATGAAAAACattcaagaaaacagaaaaataccTCGAATGGCGTTGTTGCTTGACAAAACTAGTTTCATACTTCGCGTTTCTGTTTTGCAGTCATCTGTGCCTGTTTTCCGCGACATCAGAGTGCCATCTAACATAAATCTGCGCATGGTGCAAACCCGCGTTTTATGTCCTATCTTCGCCTGGGATGCGAAGGTCATTCCCCAGAAATATATGTACTACCTACCACATACGTGTTACCCCTCTCAGCGCCGGCCACTGTCACGCTTTAAGGACATCGTGTTCACAAGGCCTTTCCAAGATGATTTCTTTGAGCAGATCTTTAGCAACGAAGCCACCGAGGCGCAAGTCATAGACGACAGTGATGTGTGTCTCGCCGACTTTCTGCAGGAGGTTGGGCACACTTTGTACTACCAGCATAACCTTTCTATTCCTATAACATTACAGCTCAAAGTTTTGGAGCTCCATCACGACAAGAGCGTAGATCTTATTGGAGGGGTGGGCATCAGTCCTCCTGAGAGTGGTTTGATAACGGAAGGTCCATTTGATCAAGAGATAGTTGGCATTGATGCCTTTAATCTCGCTATCAAATGGTTAAATTCCGCCACCATTCACAAGAGCTACAAGGATGAAGGAAAGCGTCTCTTGAAGATTGAAGACTCGGACAAATTTGACCCGACGATGTTTGATCTTCCAGGCGTCCACAAAATGTTACAACGATCACTTCGCCATTCTACTCCCAGGACGCACGTCCCAATTGAAGCCAGACGATTTGCACACTCGTTAATGTTCGGTCTTTCAAAACCTGTGCATCTCCCAGTTGTAAAATCATTGGGAATGTGTAAGACATGCCTTAAAGAAAATGTCAAATTGCTTAACTGTGGACGTTGTAAAAGCGTGTTTTACTGTTCGAAAGACTGCCAGAAAAAGGACTGGAAGTCTCATAAGGCTGTGTGCACTGCACCCTGTTAA
- the LOC138053048 gene encoding uncharacterized protein isoform X2, which produces MDDLRASKDADAKMANVTDETKQGQKATESTQGRLFIYPAEFDAENEEEYVKFQLWCQEDGRDGSWPPAENTSIKDESDGESDGESDDEIDDDDDWLPEQYQVASDPIPTEATLRRPIAYLLFNRAERMAEMFVKGMSFLKKTAKPSPLQEAVMKNIQENRKIPRMALLLDKTSFILRVSVLQSSVPVFRDIRVPSNINLRMVQTRVLCPIFAWDAKVIPQKYMYYLPHTCYPSQRRPLSRFKDIVFTRPFQDDFFEQIFSNEATEAQVIDDSDVCLADFLQEVGHTLYYQHNLSIPITLQLKVLELHHDKSVDLIGGVGISPPESGLITEGPFDQEIVGIDAFNLAIKWLNSATIHKSYKDEGKRLLKIEDSDKFDPTMFDLPGVHKMLQRSLRHSTPRTHVPIEARRFAHSLMFGLSKPVHLPVVKSLGMCKTCLKENVKLLNCGRCKSVFYCSKDCQKKDWKSHKAVCTAPC; this is translated from the exons ATGGACGATTTGAGAGCAAGTAAAGATGCTGACGCCAAGATGGCGAATGTCACTGACGAAACGAAACAAGGCCAGAAG GCGACAGAGAGCACCCAGGGTAGATTGTTTATATACCCAGCTGAGTTCGATGCAGAAAACGAAGAGGAGTATGTAAAATTTCAGCTGTGGTGCCAAGAGGATGGCAGAGATGGGTCATGGCCCCCCGCGGAAAATACAAGCATTAAAGACGAAAGCGACGGCGAAAGCGACGGTGAAAGCGACGACGAAatcgacgacgacgacgattgGTTACCCGAACAGTATCAAGTTGCAAGCGATCCAATCCCTACTGAAGCAACCCTGCGTCGTCCAATCGCGTACTTGCTATTTAATCGAGCCGAACGTATGGCGGAAATGTTTGTGAAAGGTATGTCATTCCTGAAAAAAACAGCGAAACCGAGCCCCTTGCAGGAAGCAGTTATGAAAAACattcaagaaaacagaaaaataccTCGAATGGCGTTGTTGCTTGACAAAACTAGTTTCATACTTCGCGTTTCTGTTTTGCAGTCATCTGTGCCTGTTTTCCGCGACATCAGAGTGCCATCTAACATAAATCTGCGCATGGTGCAAACCCGCGTTTTATGTCCTATCTTCGCCTGGGATGCGAAGGTCATTCCCCAGAAATATATGTACTACCTACCACATACGTGTTACCCCTCTCAGCGCCGGCCACTGTCACGCTTTAAGGACATCGTGTTCACAAGGCCTTTCCAAGATGATTTCTTTGAGCAGATCTTTAGCAACGAAGCCACCGAGGCGCAAGTCATAGACGACAGTGATGTGTGTCTCGCCGACTTTCTGCAGGAGGTTGGGCACACTTTGTACTACCAGCATAACCTTTCTATTCCTATAACATTACAGCTCAAAGTTTTGGAGCTCCATCACGACAAGAGCGTAGATCTTATTGGAGGGGTGGGCATCAGTCCTCCTGAGAGTGGTTTGATAACGGAAGGTCCATTTGATCAAGAGATAGTTGGCATTGATGCCTTTAATCTCGCTATCAAATGGTTAAATTCCGCCACCATTCACAAGAGCTACAAGGATGAAGGAAAGCGTCTCTTGAAGATTGAAGACTCGGACAAATTTGACCCGACGATGTTTGATCTTCCAGGCGTCCACAAAATGTTACAACGATCACTTCGCCATTCTACTCCCAGGACGCACGTCCCAATTGAAGCCAGACGATTTGCACACTCGTTAATGTTCGGTCTTTCAAAACCTGTGCATCTCCCAGTTGTAAAATCATTGGGAATGTGTAAGACATGCCTTAAAGAAAATGTCAAATTGCTTAACTGTGGACGTTGTAAAAGCGTGTTTTACTGTTCGAAAGACTGCCAGAAAAAGGACTGGAAGTCTCATAAGGCTGTGTGCACTGCACCCTGTTAA
- the LOC138053050 gene encoding uncharacterized protein gives MAYQRAEYTDKTMFMNSMQDRKLKIQLDSIDFHRDTIGKEIDREKKRLQKELAEVESCTKNRLSLPDPTIPSDGARKLSPRLPRRYSTPQVLLSTTASSRNLCGDVDKRSPATNRARVHSEGNTDVVGLREKALVSPTRPLSPTSQFLLPPLSQPRRQSLPPINIGASLLTVDSAREGMNPRKGSGTANKSPKACLSPGTLSPRGTPRRGSVANDGDLEEVASKVEKFLQRMDLSKQDETSTIDAKEGEGAELVYEKAEDYFSPMIGDRTVKSASSFQPSNFE, from the coding sequence ATGGCGTACCAAAGGGCCGAGTACACGGACAAAACTATGTTTATGAACTCCATGCAAGATagaaagcttaaaattcaacTGGATTCTATTGACTTTCATAGAGACACAATTGGAAAGGAAATAGATCGAGAGAAAAAAAGGCTTCAAAAAGAGTTGGCCGAGGTTgaaagttgcacgaaaaatcgACTTTCTTTGCCGGACCCGACAATACCAAGCGATGGTGCGAGAAAATTGAGTCCACGATTACCAAGGAGATATAGCACACCGCAAGTGTTACTCTCGACCACAGCGTCTTCGCGAAATCTATGCGGTGATGTTGACAAACGTTCTCCGGCGACGAACAGGGCAAGGGTACATTCGGAGGGTAACACGGACGTGGTTGGTTTGAGAGAAAAAGCGCTGGTGAGTCCAACGAGACCTTTAAGTCCAACTTCACAGTTCCTGCTACCACCACTTAGTCAACCCCGGAGGCAATCTCTACCACCAATTAACATTGGAGCATCGCTTCTTACTGTTGATTCAGCGAGAGAGGGAATGAATCCTCGAAAAGGTAGTGGAACCGCAAACAAATCCCCAAAGGCTTGTCTGTCTCCAGGAACACTCAGCCCGCGAGGAACGCCAAGAAGAGGAAGTGTGGCCAACGATGGCGACCTTGAAGAGGTGGCGAGCAAAGTAGAaaagtttttacaaagaatggacttgagtaaacaagacgaAACGTCCACAATTGACGCCAAAGAGGGCGAGGGAGCCGAGTTGGTTTACGAAAAGGCCGAAGATTATTTCAGCCCGATGATCGGCGATCGGACTGTGAAAAGCGCATCAAGTTTTCAGCCGTCGAATTTTGAATga